A genome region from Thermomonospora amylolytica includes the following:
- a CDS encoding YidH family protein yields the protein MSDADRAEERDTVVDYRFSLANERTFLAYVRTALALNAGALAVVQLLPDVATAGWRRVAAVMLAVLGLVVVLAGYRRWSANERAMRRGEPLPDSWLTPILAVAVTVVSAVVVVLVITG from the coding sequence ATGAGCGACGCCGACCGGGCGGAGGAGCGGGACACGGTGGTGGACTACCGGTTCTCGCTGGCCAACGAGCGGACCTTCCTGGCGTACGTTCGCACCGCCCTGGCGCTGAACGCCGGAGCGCTGGCCGTCGTGCAGCTCCTCCCGGACGTGGCGACCGCCGGATGGCGGCGGGTCGCCGCGGTGATGCTGGCCGTTCTGGGCCTCGTCGTCGTCCTGGCGGGTTACCGGCGCTGGTCGGCGAACGAACGGGCCATGCGCCGCGGCGAGCCGTTGCCGGACTCCTGGCTGACCCCGATCCTGGCGGTCGCCGTCACCGTGGTCTCCGCCGTGGTCGTCGTCCTGGTGATCACCGGATGA